CAGTGTGATGACGCCCCCACGCTGATCATCGTCAAAAGTATCATCGCCTGGGGTTCACCCAACATGGCGAATACTCATGGTGCCCACGGCGCACCGCTCGGTGAGGAAGAGATTCGCCTCACCAAAGAAGCCTACGGCTGGCCCGCTGACGAGAAGTTCCACGTTCCCGAAGAAGCCTACGAGAACTTCCGCAGCACGCTCGGTGAACGCGGCAAGCAAACACGTGAAGAGTGGGATACGCTCTTTGAAAAGTACGCGGGTGAATTCCCTGAAGAGGCCGCGGAAGTCAAAGCGATTCTCGCTGGCGAACTCCCCTCGGGTTGGGACAGCGATCTCCCTGAATTCCAAGCGGACGAAAAGGGAATGGCGTCGCGAGCCTCAGGCGGAAAAGTCCTCAACGCATTCGCTGCCAAGATTCCTTGGTTGATTGGCGGTTCAGCCGATCTGGCTCCATCAACCAAGACATTGATCGATGGGGCAGACGGGTTCGGAGCTGAGAGCTATGGCGGGCGGAATCTCCACTTCGGCATCCGCGAACATGGTATGGCGGCAGCGGTCAACGGCATGACGCTCAGCGGGCTACGTGCCTACGGAGCAACGTTCTTCGTCTTTAGCGACTACCTGCGTCCTTCGATGCGTCTGAGTGCTCTGATGGGTGTGCCAGCCGTGCAGGTGTTTACGCACGATTCCATTGGCGTCGGCGAGGATGGACCAACCCACCAGCCCATCGAACAACTTGCTGCCGCGCGGGCAATTCCAGGCCTTGTCGTCATTCGCCCCGGCGATGCCAATGAAGTCGTTTACGCTTGGCACGCTGCTCTCAGCCAAAAGCATCGTCCCACGGCTTTGGTGCTCACGCGTCAGAACCTGCCAACGCTTGATCGCACGAAGTACGCATCGGCAGAGGGAGCGAAACAAGGCGGTTACATCGTTGCAGATGCCGAGGGCGACAGCCCTGAAGTGATTCTGTTGGCTAGCGGCAGCGAACTTTCGCTAGCTGTTGAGGCATACGAGCAGCTCACTGCCGAGGGAATCAAGGCCCGCGTCGTCAGCTTGCCCTCGTTCGAACTGTTCGAAGACCAAACGGCCGAATACCGCGATCAAGTCCTGCCGGCATCGGTCACGGCCCGCGTCGGCGTTGAAGCGGGTGTCCGTCAAGGTTGGGATCGGTATCTCGGAGTGTGCGGAGCTTTCGTTGGCATGAGCAGCTTCGGTGCGTCGGCACCAGCGGAACGTGTCTACCAGGAAATGGGCATCACGGCTGAAAACGTCGTTGCCGAGGCCAAGAAGCAACTGGGCTAGTCGTGGCTTCGTGTCGGTGAGTTCTCCCGTATCAATCTCGTGAAGAGCAAGGCGAACCGTCTCAGTGACTGCCGCATTCTTGGCGAAGTTGATACCGATCCCCGGTTTCTCCGAACCCTTTAGCAGCCTATCGCACTTGGCCGGTGCTGTTCTTTTTGCAGCGCTTACTGTGCCACTACTGCGTCGCGCTCATAAGGGTCTCTCCGATTATCGCAGCCGTAGGATCGGCCTGTTGATCTTTTCGTTTGGGGCTGTTTTTCTTCTTTCGATGAGTGGTGTCTACCACTTACTCAGCCCTAGTGGAGCAGGGCGGCAGGTTCTACAAAGGCTCGATCACGCGGCTATTTTCGTTCTCATTGCCAGTTCATTCACTCCCATCCATCTCATTCTCTTTCGTGGCTGGGGCAAATGGGGCGTGCTGGTGTTGATCTGGAGCTTAGCGATCACGGCAATTGTCCTGAAAACCGTCTACTTCAACGAGATGCCGGTGATGCTGGGGCTGCTCATGTACTTGGGGCTCGGCTGGGTCGGCTTAGGAACGGGAATCGCCATCTGGCGAAGACGCGGATTTGCGTTCGTAGCCCCGATCCTCTGGGGCGGACTCGCGTATTCAATCGGCGCCGTGCTGGAGTTCGTCAAAAGCCCCATCATCATTCCTGGTGTCATTCAATGGCACGAAGTTTTTCATATCGCCGTGCTGATGGGGTTAGCCTTTCACTGGTCGTTCATCTACAGCATCGCTGATGCGGAGCCAAGAACAGACCGGATAACTGGATAGTGCCGGATTGACGAGATGAAGTTGCTGTCTGTTCATCG
The genomic region above belongs to Lacipirellulaceae bacterium and contains:
- the tkt gene encoding transketolase; protein product: MSTVASDTTQLTINTIRTLAMDGVQAANSGHPGTPMALAPVAYELWANKLRYDPAAPHWANRDRYILSCGHASMLIYSLLHLAEVKKVGEGGNVTDEVSVSLDALKDFRQWGSVTPGHPEYHHTTGVETTTGPLGQGCGNSVGMAIAGKWLAANYNKPGYELFDYNVYAQCSDGDLMEGVACEAASLGGHLKLSNLCWIYDDNNITIEGDTDLAFSEDVGKRFAGLGWNVVTVDDANDLDALGKAYDAFEQCDDAPTLIIVKSIIAWGSPNMANTHGAHGAPLGEEEIRLTKEAYGWPADEKFHVPEEAYENFRSTLGERGKQTREEWDTLFEKYAGEFPEEAAEVKAILAGELPSGWDSDLPEFQADEKGMASRASGGKVLNAFAAKIPWLIGGSADLAPSTKTLIDGADGFGAESYGGRNLHFGIREHGMAAAVNGMTLSGLRAYGATFFVFSDYLRPSMRLSALMGVPAVQVFTHDSIGVGEDGPTHQPIEQLAAARAIPGLVVIRPGDANEVVYAWHAALSQKHRPTALVLTRQNLPTLDRTKYASAEGAKQGGYIVADAEGDSPEVILLASGSELSLAVEAYEQLTAEGIKARVVSLPSFELFEDQTAEYRDQVLPASVTARVGVEAGVRQGWDRYLGVCGAFVGMSSFGASAPAERVYQEMGITAENVVAEAKKQLG
- a CDS encoding hemolysin III family protein codes for the protein MTAAFLAKLIPIPGFSEPFSSLSHLAGAVLFAALTVPLLRRAHKGLSDYRSRRIGLLIFSFGAVFLLSMSGVYHLLSPSGAGRQVLQRLDHAAIFVLIASSFTPIHLILFRGWGKWGVLVLIWSLAITAIVLKTVYFNEMPVMLGLLMYLGLGWVGLGTGIAIWRRRGFAFVAPILWGGLAYSIGAVLEFVKSPIIIPGVIQWHEVFHIAVLMGLAFHWSFIYSIADAEPRTDRITG